One window of the Periophthalmus magnuspinnatus isolate fPerMag1 chromosome 6, fPerMag1.2.pri, whole genome shotgun sequence genome contains the following:
- the cat gene encoding catalase, with protein MADSRDKSTDQMKLWKEGRVTKRPDTLTTGAGHPVGDKLNSLTSGPRGPLLVQDVVFTDEMAHFDRERIPERVVHAKGAGAFGYFEVTHDITRFCKAKVFEHVGKTTPIAVRFSTVAGESGSADTVRDPRGFAVKFYTEEGNWDLTGNNTPIFFIRDALLFPSFIHSQKRNPQTHMKDPDMVWDFWSLRPESLHQVTFLFSDRGIPDGFRHMNGYGSHTFKLVNAQGEGVYCKFHYKTDQGIKNLSAEEAERLAASNPDYAIGDLYNAIANGNFPSWTFYIQVMTFEQAEKFQFNPFDLTKVWSHKEYPLIPVGKMVLNRNPVNYFAEVEQLAFDPSNMPPGIEPSPDKMLQGRLFSYPDTHRHRLGANYLQLPVNCPYRARVANYQRDGPMCMFDNQGGAPNYYPNSFSAPETQPQFVESKFQVSPDVARYNSSDEDNVTQVRTFYTQVLNEEERQRLCQNMAGALKGAQLFIQKRMVETLRAVHPDYANRVQSHLNKFNQEPKKSNNVHVYTRPGAVAASSKM; from the exons ATGGCCGACAGCAGGGACAAATCCACGGACCAGATGAAGCTGTGGAAAGAGGGTCGGGTCACTAAg aggCCAGACACCCTGACCACCGGCGCGGGGCATCCCGTTGGAGACAAACTGAACAGTCTGACATCTGGCCCCCGCGGACCCCTCCTGGTTCAGGATGTGGTCTTCACTGATGAGATGGCCCACTTCGACCGAGAGAGGATCCCAGAGAGAGTGGTCCACGCCAAAGGAGCAG gtGCTTTTGGGTATTTTGAGGTAACCCATGATATCACCCGCTTCTGTAAGGCCAAAGTGTTTGAACATGTGGGCAAAACAACTCCTATTGCTGTCCGCTTCTCCACTGTGG ctgGGGAGTCGGGTTCTGCAGACACAGTGAGAGACCCTCGGGGTTTCGCTGTGAAGTTTTACACAGAGGAGGGCAACTGGGACCTGACCGGGAATAACACCCCCATATTCTTCATCCGGGACGCCCTGCTG TTCCCGTCATTCATCCACTCTCAGAAGAGGAACCCTCAAACCCACATGAAGGACCCTGATATGGTCTGGGACTTTTGGAGTCTGAGGCCAGAGAGTCTGCACCAG GTGACCTTTCTGTTCAGCGATCGTGGGATTCCTGATGGATTTCGTCACATGAACGGCTATGGCTCTCACACATTTAAACTAGTGAACGCACAGGGAGAGGGGGTCTACTGCAAATTCCACTACAAG ACTGACCAGGGCATTAAGAATCTGTCGGCTGAAGAGGCCGAACGGTTGGCCGCCTCAAACCCGGACTACGCCATCGGGGACCTGTACAACGCCATCGCCAACGGCAACTTCCCCTCCTGGACTTTCTACATCCAGGTCATGACCTTTGAGCAGGCAGAGAAGTTCCAGTTCAACCCCTTTGATCTCACCAAG GTGTGGTCTCATAAAGAGTACCCGCTGATCCCGGTGGGTAAGATGGTGCTGAACAGAAACCCGGTGAATTACTTTGCAGAGGTGGAGCAGCTGGCCTTTGACCCCAGTAACATGCCCCCAGGGATCGAACCCAGCCCTGACAAGATGCTACAG GGTCGTCTGTTCTCGTATCCAGACACACATCGCCACAGACTTGGGGCGAACTACCTGCAGCTGCCGGTCAACTGTCCCTACAGAGCCAGAGTCGCCAACTACCAACGTGACGGCCCCATGTGCATGTTTGACAACCAGG GTGGCGCTCCAAACTATTATCCCAACAGCTTCAGTGCTCCAGAGACGCAGCCTCAGTTTGTGGAGTCCAAGTTCCAGGTTTCTCCAGATGTGGCTCGATACAACAGCAGCGACGAGGACAACGTCACACAG GTCCGTACTTTCTACACTCAAGTGCTGAAtgaagaggaaagacagaggctTTGTCAGAACATGGCGGGGGCCTTAAAGGGAGCACAACTTTTCATCCAGAAACGAATG gtgGAGACCCTCAGGGCTGTCCATCCTGACTATGCCAACAGAGTCCAGTCCCATCTCAACAAGTTCAACCAGGAGCCCAAAAAg agcaacAATGTTCATGTGTACACTCGCCCTGGAGCCGTGGCTGCCTCTTCAAAGATGTGA
- the ifitm5 gene encoding interferon-induced transmembrane protein 5 yields the protein MEMPRDHLIWSLFNFLYCNPFCLGLAALISSVRARDKKVMRDIEGARTHGKTAWNLNIISTGLLCLITVITIITSKVFGMFLKLTALVLPLLPASETEATTTTATTTTATTTTTTTTITKLSQNNRMNIASDSVPLQDNMYYSDGEHAVMVQQHTRVNVAREMPKDHIIWSLCCFLYFNPCCLGLAALICSVKARDRKLLGDIEAARKHGSTAQTLNIISTVFFCIFILIMVIVVAVLFTQFVKIMNMINDGRNYDGYDRGGYSG from the exons ATGGAGATGCCCAGGGACCACCTTATCTGGTCTCTTTTCAATTTTCTGTACTGTAACCCCTTCTGCCTGGGACTGGCGGCCCTCATCAGCTCTGTCAGG GCACGGGACAAGAAGGTGATGAGGGATATTGAAGGAGCTCGTACTCATGGGAAAACTGCTTGGAATCTGAACATCATCTCCACTGGGCTCTTGTGTCTCATAACTGTGATTACTATTATAACCT CCAAGGTCTTTGGCATGTTCCTG AAACTCACAGCACTGGTACTTCCTCTCCTACCTGCATCAGAGACAGAAGCTACGaccaccactgctactactactactgctactactactactactactaccactattacaaagctatcacaaaacaacagaatgaacATCGCGTCTGACAGTGTCCCATTACAGGATAACATGTATTACAGCGACGGGGAACATGCTGTAATGGTTCAACAGCACACAAGAGTGAACGTGGCCCGGGAGATGCCCAAAGACCACATCATCTGGTCTCTTTGCTGTTTCCTCTACTTTAACCCCTGCTGCCTGGGACTGGCTGCACTCATCTGCTCTGTCAAG gcACGGGACAGGAAGTTGTTGGGGGACATTGAAGCTGCGCGGAAACATGGATCGACCGCTCAGACTCTgaacatcatttccactgtgtttttctgtaTCTTCATCCTCATCATGGTTATAGTCGTAGCAGTTTTGTTCACTCAGTTTGTTAAGATTATGAACATGATAAATGATGGAAGGAACTATGATGGTTATGACAGAGGAGGCTACAGTGGCTGa